In the Arachis stenosperma cultivar V10309 chromosome 8, arast.V10309.gnm1.PFL2, whole genome shotgun sequence genome, aaaaaactgcgAATGTGTTGGGGACCAAGATCCTAATgtcactatttatatttgagtgtaatactcattaaattttaaaacctaaataaaataatatttctaattttatttttatttgattttaaataaaaaataataataatttatttttttaatatttataacaataaatgagatcactTATATAaatcatataatataaaataactaatataattATGATCAATGATATGTATTctctataaataaattaaaaaataataattttctaaCATTAGTTTCTCTATTGCAGGtaatctctttggataactgtGGATGCGGATTTTTTTTGCCATCCCTCCTCTATACCATAGTCCATAGCATTCGTCTCAATATTATTAGGGCAACTTtattattatactattataatattattagaaaaaaaaaagaataaatggATTTCTGAGATTTTAAAACCATGTTAAATAGGTTCCTcacaaattttaattacaaattttgaCGTTTGCAAATGGACACGTCATCCCGTAATGGACATATATAGATGTCACATCAACTAATTACGTTTATTTTTAGAGAGGCAAATTAAACGGAAAAACGTATCTATTTACtgtttataaatataaaagatgcatttgtaattaaaatttgtgaaagatctatttattataattttaaataatcagcaacttatttgtctttttctcattatattattattaaatgggctttaaaatataagatatgcAGGCGGCTTGTAACAATAGAGCTAATTGGGTTTTTCTGAAACAAACACTAgaagattttagtacattttagtgtTGTCTCCTAGTACATTTGATGGAAGTAACCACCTCATGTAAAAAAGATTCACAGATAGAAAGAGAAACTAACAAGGACTCCGAATTCATTAAAAGGGCAACATAAAATTAcaactagttagtttagttataGACAGAACTACAGAAGATACAATGTCTTTGTCATTGTCATGATACCAAAGGACCCAAAGTACAAGTACTTGGCATGTTTGACACACAAATAACTTTATTCTTCTATACATTATGATGTGTCTTTCACTAACAAACCAAGCCTGATGCATATATATgagtttcttcttcttcaagccaAGAACTTTTCAAACAAGTTACCAAAGAAGAAGCTTGTTTTAGCCCATCCTCTGGTTTCAGCTGGTGCTATGGAGGAATTTCCAGGTACCCTTTTCACTTCCACCACCATTGTCTTCCCTATCTCTTTGCGAAGCGCTTCCATCGTCTTCATGTCCACCGGGTTGCCAGATGCGTCCCTCACATAGAACACATTCAGTGCTTGCTCCCCTCTTGTTGATATACCTGCCCTACAAACTGTTAATCCATTCTCTCTTAGAATCCTTGTTACTTCAGACAGCAATCCCACTCTATCCTTTGCACAAAGTTCAAGGCTCACACCCTATGTCCACAAATCCAAAGAATCAATGGTAAAAACCAAAAGAGACTAATATCAGCCATGTTTCTTGATAACCAAGTAACATTAtgtaaagaagaaaatgaaatgaaacaCATAAAGAAAATGACATAGTATGCTTGATAATCAAGTTTGTCATAACctgagaaaaaaaaagggtatttttttcatcatctaaattcctttttttttcttttctattttaagaTGTAGGGATATGGATGATATTACATGGAGAACATAGATTCTTAAGCTCTATTGAAGGCAAAAGACCATCATCACTTTCACTAGTGGATATGATGGTCAGATACAATCTGagtggaacttaaccccatgtATCTGTCGTACAATTTGCAGCATCACAAGTAGATAGCTGTAGATGCAAAATGTATTAATAATTCTGTTAAAAATTCGGAAAGAAGTTTGTGCTGTAAAATCACATAACACTACATAGTAAGTGGAAAGAAAATGAcaggaagaagaaaatagatttGTTAGGTAAAAGGTCAAGATTCAAGGGCAAATTATGTGAAGCCATAAGCTATAAAATAGTTAGAACTGAACCTTCCAGAGATAACTTAAGTTCCTTGTTCAGAGCATGGAACACTTACTTGGAGTTTGGAACCAGAATTTCATCTCCTTGTCTtactttaatttgtaattaagaGGAATATAGAAGTCAAATAAAATTGGCAAGTTACCTCACTCACTCTTCTCTGAATAGCAGCTTCAATGCATTTGATgactctttctttttctccttcagTATCAAGTGTGCATCCATCCATATGCCGAATAAAATACTCCTAAAGGTATCCATAAATTCTTTAGTCCAAATTTCTCAACTGTTTGGATTTGTTTGAAGAATTAGATTGAATTTTACATCTTAATACTTCAAACCTTGCAGAACAATCAACTTAAAGCGAATTTAGAGCTACATATGTCTAAACCATTAAGTACTAGAAAAACCGAATTGAGAAAAGATGCATCTTTCAAGGATAAAACATCTGAATTCTCTAAAGAACAACACATTATATTCTCTAAAATGGAGTATAAAACACTATACCTGGGATGCATAAGGAGCATCTGAAGAGATTGTGGCATGGAAAACAACATATTGCATATCAGTAAGAGTGCAAACAATGTCAAACATGAGTTTTGCCCGATCTTTGCACCGGACACTAACCACCGAGTATCCTTTTTCCTCGCAGCGTTCGATTGTGATCTTTGGCCTTGAGGAAGATGAATAATCAGCATCTGTTGTTGCTCCAGACCCTTCATAATCGCGATCAGCGAACAACATTTGGTGCAGCCTTCTATCCATATGGGTGAACCCCATGGAGAAGTTAGTCCTAGCAACTTTGTCACCCTCCTCGCAGCCGCGCAAAATGTTGTTAAGCTGCTCCTCCATAAGGCATAATCTATTTGGATGATCCACAGGCTGGGTTGTAGTGTCACTGACATAAAGGAC is a window encoding:
- the LOC130944268 gene encoding ACT domain-containing protein ACR3 isoform X1, with amino-acid sequence MMIQEEREVGLMARVCWPYFDPEYENFSNRMNPPRVSVDNTSCHDCTLIKVDSVNKPGILLEVVQILTDLDFIITKAYISSDGGWFMDVFHVTDQQGKKITDSKTIDFVEKALGPKGQSTEGVKNWPSKRVGVHSVGDHTSIELIGRDRPGLLSEISAVLASLHFNVVAAEVWTHNRRIACVLYVSDTTTQPVDHPNRLCLMEEQLNNILRGCEEGDKVARTNFSMGFTHMDRRLHQMLFADRDYEGSGATTDADYSSSSRPKITIERCEEKGYSVVSVRCKDRAKLMFDIVCTLTDMQYVVFHATISSDAPYASQEYFIRHMDGCTLDTEGEKERVIKCIEAAIQRRVSEGVSLELCAKDRVGLLSEVTRILRENGLTVCRAGISTRGEQALNVFYVRDASGNPVDMKTMEALRKEIGKTMVVEVKRVPGNSSIAPAETRGWAKTSFFFGNLFEKFLA
- the LOC130944268 gene encoding ACT domain-containing protein ACR3 isoform X2, with amino-acid sequence MARVCWPYFDPEYENFSNRMNPPRVSVDNTSCHDCTLIKVDSVNKPGILLEVVQILTDLDFIITKAYISSDGGWFMDVFHVTDQQGKKITDSKTIDFVEKALGPKGQSTEGVKNWPSKRVGVHSVGDHTSIELIGRDRPGLLSEISAVLASLHFNVVAAEVWTHNRRIACVLYVSDTTTQPVDHPNRLCLMEEQLNNILRGCEEGDKVARTNFSMGFTHMDRRLHQMLFADRDYEGSGATTDADYSSSSRPKITIERCEEKGYSVVSVRCKDRAKLMFDIVCTLTDMQYVVFHATISSDAPYASQEYFIRHMDGCTLDTEGEKERVIKCIEAAIQRRVSEGVSLELCAKDRVGLLSEVTRILRENGLTVCRAGISTRGEQALNVFYVRDASGNPVDMKTMEALRKEIGKTMVVEVKRVPGNSSIAPAETRGWAKTSFFFGNLFEKFLA
- the LOC130944268 gene encoding ACT domain-containing protein ACR3 isoform X3 → MMIQEEREVGLMARVCWPYFDPEYENFSNRMNPPRVSVDNTSCHDCTLIKVDSVNKPGILLEVVQILTDLDFIITKAYISSDGGWFMDVFHVTDQQGKKITDSKTIDFVEKALGPKGQSTEGVKNWPSKRVGVHSVGDHTSIELIGRDRPGLLSEISAVLASLHFNVVAAEVWTHNRRIACVLYVSDTTTQPVDHPNRLCLMEEQLNNILRGCEEGDKVARTNFSMGFTHMDRRLHQMLFADRDYEGSGATTDADYSSSSRPKITIERCEEKGYSVVSVRCKDRAKLMFDIVCTLTDMQYVVFHATISSDAPYASQEYFIRHMDGCTLDTEGEKERVIKCIEAAIQRRVSELSTCDAANCTTDTWG